The Oryza sativa Japonica Group chromosome 11, ASM3414082v1 DNA window CAGTTGCAATTTCAAATCCTCAGTTGGCACTCTTTGTGAACATTTCTTTTGGCTTATTGATATGACGAATAACTAGAACGCAACCGGATCTGACTGGAGAGAGAGGGATTTTCTTTGTGAGCTGTGAATAGACCTTTTTTAGATCTGAATACAGGCACCACATTGGCACTCTCGGTACTAAAGGGCTACACGGCCAAGTGAAATCCAGGTACGCTAGATGCATATCATTAGCATAGAAACAGAATTACAGAAGTAGTAGCTATGACCATACAATGTTTGCctacatgaaaaaaaacaattgcaaaAATTTAACAAATAGGCTTTGAATCATTTTGCCATTTTTTGGGGGAATACATGTTGCCTATTGTAATGCAGGGAAATTATGAGTTCACTTTTTGGTCACCCCGCAACTGCAAGCATTATTTACTTCTTTTCATGCATTCCTTAGATACAGTATAAAAACATGCACCTTTCCTTTGTCAGATGAAACTATCAAAACTATCAAAAAGATTCGAAACAACTGAAACCACCAAAAGTTTTGATAGAGTCAAAAGTCATCGAACtcgaaagaagatatgaaggcaCCGAAGGATTCAAAAGAACAAAAGAAGGTACTGAAAGACTCGAAGATACTGAAAAGCGCAAGAAAGACTCGAAGATACTGAAAAGCGCAAGAAAGACTCAGAAGAGCAGGGTTCACTAAAGGATTCAGATGAACTTAAACAAAAGAGCAACAAGAGTGTGGCATTTGAGCCGGAGAAGGAATTGAAGTGTGACTGCCATCCAACCTCTGCTTATCAGAGCACATATCCGAAACACAACTCATGGGGCCTCTTTGCTGCCTCATGATCTTTGAGGATGAATAGTTACTGCAGCTAGAGGTCTCTAGACATGTAAGCCCTGAactcaacaaatatatttttcgtTGCAGTCTTGATCATGTCAACTAACTTGATCATTGCATTTATTTTACGGgccaaaaaaaatcagcacGGTGTAGAGAGCCTCTTTGATTAGGTAGCAGTCTCCAGGAGCCATTTCATCAAGAAAGCAAGGATAATGGAACTCGCCTCCTTGTCCTAAGTTTATCCTATGTCAATTGTTCTGACATGTCATCATGTAACATATTTCTGCAATATACACCAGTAGATGAGTAATGTAGAAATCTGCCATGTTTAGTTGGTGATGAAATGATGATGCTTTTTTCCCCCTGAAGCTGTAAACCTTGTCTAGTTGGTAGAATTGAGACCATATCAATCAGCATTGCATCGTAATCCTCTCTGGTTGATTATCTGGAATCGTTTCCTCCTGTTGATGAATGCCCGGATTTTGTTGTTTataaaaataaggaaaaaagAACGAGAAAAAGGCCATTTAACGAGCGGTGTAAATATGACCCCTGCACCGAAGGCCCATTTATGATCTCGATGTGTGGGCCTAATTCCCACCCGTGCGTTAATGGGCCGGGAAATCTCGGCCCATTTAACCTAGCCCTAAAGCTAGGGTTTCCTCTCGCCGCTGCCATATAAAAGCTCTCTCCTCTtcactcctcgccgccgcgctcctcctcccctcgaGAAACCCAAGCTCCAgcaatcggcggcggcggcgacgcgggagaGGCGGTCCGGCGACGATGGTTCACGTCAGCTTCTACCGCAACTGTAcgtagctcctcctcctcctcctctccctctctctctcgtccaAGAACGGCCGGCCTTAGCTGTTGTgttcttcgtcgtcgtcttgGTTGGTGCTAGTGCGATCTGACGCAGCGAGAGAAtgttctccttttatttttccctCTTTTCTTGCTTATGTGTCTTGGTTGATTAGCGAGTGGCGGTTAGGTGATGAGGCGATGGCTGGTTCGGTTGGCGAGATGATCTGGATCAAGATTTGCCTCGACGCGGTCTGTTCCCGTAGCTTTGTTCATATTCTCGTCTCCACTGCGTTGGGTCCGTATCTATGCCGATTAGTTCGTGCTGATTTGAACTGACCGCGCATTCTGTGGTTGAAAGTTGCGTGGTGCGGATTTAATTTCGAGATATGTAGATTTGTGTGTTGAATACCCATACTATTATTGGGCGTAATCTCAACAACTACTGTAGTTTTCTTTATTTGTATTGTTGCATTGTCTTTCTGGGTTGTGTGTGCAGTTGCTTTCTTGCTTTGTATATTTTTGGGGTCAGGATATAAGGAATTTGGGACTGTAGGGCTTCTTTCTATGTTATTGTTTGGTTCTTATGAACAACTATACTATCTACAGTGGTTTCTTTCTCTGTCAAGTGTTATGAACAAATTTATTACTTCATTGCAGATGGTAAGACATTCAAGAAGCCACGTCGCCCTTACGAGAAGGAGCGTCTTGATGCAGAGCTGAAGCTAGTGGGTGAGTATGGACTGAGGTGCAAGCGTGAGCTGTGGCGTGTTCAGTATGCTTTGAGCCGTATCCGTAACAATGCAAGGCACCTGCTCACACTTGATGAGAAGAATCCACGCCGCATCTTCGAGGGTGAGGCACTGCTTCGCCGCATGAACCGTTATGGGCTCCTTGCTGATGGGCAGAACAAGCTTGATTATGTCCTTGCCCTCACTGTTGAGAACTTTCTCGCAAGGCGTCTTCAGACTCTTGTCTTCAAGGCTGGCATGGCCAAGTCCATCCACCATGCTCGTGTCCTGATCAGGCAACGCCACATCAGGTATGATTATTTAACTACTACAGATCCCCTGTCTTGTAAATGGGTAAATATGAAGCTCTAACCTTTATATTACAATTTCCATGGCTCAGTATGTTCTCTCTTTAGTTTGGATTCCCAAGTATGCTTCTATATGATTCTTCTACAGCAGCATGGAAGCTGTATCATTCTCTCATAGTAATCGTTCACTGTATATTCATCATTTCTGTTGATCTAGCATTGTGTAGGCAGAGCTAAAATGTCATTTTAGGCACAACACATGCTCTATGAGCTGAAAGCTGAAGGTCATAATATATTAGTATTGGTCCTGTACTCCTGTTAACTTCCCATCATTTGAGTGTGCAGATGCTTTCAAGTTAGTCTTTTTCGTGCATTTGATACTCTTGTTGGGCTTGTCAATGTCGCATTTGAGAGTGTTACTCTTTTCATGTGTACATATTACCTGCGATGTTTAACTTTGAACAAGCAATTTGGCACGCACCACGTGCTGTTGCTGTAGTTCGTTACTTTACATGATGTTCCTTTACATCAATGTTCCTTTACTAGTGTTACTCTTTTCATATGTACATATTACCTGTGATGTTTAACTTTGAACAAGCAATTTGGCACGCACCACTTGCTGTTGCTGTAGTTCGTTACTTGCCTGCTGCAGTGTTATAAATCTAGATTAGTTTGTTAGGTTGAACTATGTACAGCGATGATGAGAACATTTGGCAACTTCACATGATTGTCCTGAAAAAGGCTACTGCCACAACATTCTTTAATGCACTCTAAAGTTACTATTTTAGAGGACTTGTCGACCATAAGTTGAACGTGATGTTGCTAttgctaatatttttttccaagTTGATAGCCTTTCTGAAGATCATTCATTAAAGTTTCAAAATCACTGGGCAGGGTCGGCAGGCAAATTGTCAACATCCCATCATTCATGGTGAGGGTTGAGTCTGAGAAGCACATTGACTTCTCACTGACAAGCCCATTCGGTGGAGGCCCCCCTGGTAGGGTGAAGCGGAAGAACCAGAAGAAGGcaagcggcggtggtggtgacggtgaggaagaagatgaggaatgAGAAGAAGTTTGCAGCTAGTTGTTTCCGTAACGATCATAAAACTTTCTGTGCTGAGTAACTGGGCCCAAATTCTGTAGCTTGCCTATCTGGGTTTCAGAATTCAAGCAGGTTGTGTCCTTAATATGTTGGTTTATGTTAGCACTTTTTGGCATTATGTTAGATAGCTCGAATTAAAGATATATCTGGAGATGTTTTTGCATTCGGCATAGACTTGTGGTTAATGCTGTTTTATGGATTCGTTTCATGGTAATTCTCACTCGTACCAGTGTGCTTGAACTAGTGATACTCGTACCGATGCTGTTTTTAGTGTTTTTATGGATTGGAAGTTGCAACATGGATTATGGAGTTGTTAAGATTAATTTAGTAGCGTGTCAGGTAATATTTACATGTTCAGACCAAAAAGATCCAAATCCAATCATACAGCGCATTTTCCTACAAATGGCGTTCGCTAGATAATTCACTCCTATGTGATCGACAAATTTTGAAGAAGTGTCATCAAAATCCATCGAATTCCATCAAAAACCTGTTACTGATGGCATTATTCAGAAGATTTTTCCTCCTGTTCTTTTTGCGTTTCAATACTCTGCTCGaaatttttttcccctcctATTTTTTTGTATTTCAACTGATATCACCATCATCCTGATGTGATAATCAGAGCAATGTACAAAATTCTCTCAAACATTAATGAGGTTCAGAAAATTTCTCCTTTTGCATTTCAAAATCAGTAAACAACAATGATTCATTCACTATGCATcctgggaagaaaagaaaagaggaggcagcggcgaacgGGTAGCAGCAGCATAGCCAACACCGGCTGGTCATGTAGGCGTATGGCCTCCTATGCACATATAGCAAAGGAGGAAAATGAGCAGCTAACCATTCATACATGCAAAGATATTTTTTAAAGCATAGGCAAGAAATCACCACAGTAGGCAAGAAAAAATGGTTGCCAGATTTGCCAGGTCCGCGTAACATAGAACACATGTCAGGCAGATGGGAGCAACACTGCTATTACAGCATCAAAATTCACCGGCTCGACGGCGAtcgccgcgcgcggccgcggcagTCGCCCGTCGAGCAGGTAAGCTGCGACcccggaggtggaggtggagcccGTGGAAGATGGAGCGAGGTGCCGGAGGAGCATGAGGCCGTGGCGGCTGCCCCGACCGCGAGCTCCATGGATGCCCGTGATCTGGAAGAAGAAGTCGAGGCAGGGGTTGTCGGAGTCGGCATAGGTGGCGGATCGAGTCGTTCTCGGTGCAGGCCTTCCATGGCTTTTGGTTTCTATCCGGAGGTCCTCCCGCTCCTTCGCGGCCTGTCCGTCGCCGCCAAGAAGCTCGCTTACGGCTGCCATGGCGCCTGCCTCCACCTCTGCGCccgtcgccgcggcgcccgGCCTCGCCTTAGCCTCCACacccaccgccgcggcgccccaCCTGCGCCCGGCCAGCCGTCGCCAccgctccaccgcgccgcccgtATGTTgtaaaaaatgagagagaggaggaagggagagaagggagagagatgatgacGTGGTCACATGACGTGTGGGACTCATGCTGACTCTGTTgctacgtaggataaaaccggggtcaaaaccagcCAAGAAtataaagtgaacggttttgttagttgagggacgTATCTGCTTTTACGGTTGAGGCACGATTTTGTATCtggatgataagttgagggaccttttggtgtactttttccttgcaAATATGGGCCTTCTCACCGAAGGCCCATTTATGATCTCGATATGTGGGCCTAATTGCCACCCGTGCGTTAATGGGCCGAGAAATCTCGGCCCATTTAACCTAGCCCTCAAGCTAGGGTTTCCTCTCGTCGCCGCATATAAAAGCGCTCTCCTCTTCACTCCTCCTCCCCTCGGGAAACCATAGCTCCAgcaatcggcggcggcggcgacgcgggagaGGCGGTCCGGCGACGATGGTCCACGTCAGCTTCTACCGCAACTGTAcgtagctcctcctcctcctctccctctctctcgtccAAGAACGGCGCGTCGTCTTGGTTGGTGCTAGTGCGATTTGGCGCAGCGAGAgaatgttcttttcttttttttttatctcttttctTGCTTCGGTGTGTTAGTTGATTAGCGAGTGGCGGTTAGTTAATGAGGGGATGGCTGGTTCGGTTGGCGAGATGATCTGGATCAAGATTTGCCTCGACGCGGTCTGTTCCCGTAGCTTTGTTCATATTCTCGTTTCCATTGCGTTGGATCCGTACCTATGCCGATTAGTTCGTGCTGATTTCGACTGACTGCGCATTCTGTTGTTGAAACTTGTGTGGTGCGGATTTAATTTCGAGATATGTAGATTTTGGGGGGGTTTTAACTAGAATGCTAAGATGTGTTGATTAGTACTGAGGAATGAGGACATGTTTACTCATTTGGCATTTGGTACTATGTAGCTTGAAAATGGTTGTTTCTGTTATGGtacaaaatttgataatttaCCTGTTTTAAGGACTGGAAATATGAGTTTCATTAGCTAGAGTTTTTTTGTTCTCAAGTATTCTGTTTGATCACTCATTTGGTGGAATGGAGTTATGCATAAGCTTGTGAATTTTGTTACGAAAATGAATCATGGAGCTTAATATAGAGGACTATATACTTGTAATGCACTAACTGTTTGTTTATACATAGAGTGGTCCATCGAgaactatatttgttattttttttaaaatttctgtGTAAGTTGTAGTATGCTAATTGTATTctatatgtatattttcttAAATATATTATATGATAGTTCCTGATGAGATCTTTCAAGTATTGTCGCTTTAGGTCATGAATTCCATTTTACAGTAGAACAAATAATTTAGGTATGTATGATATGGCTAACCAGGGATAACACAGCAAAACTAAATCTGGCATGTAAGCTATTTATGGGTTAATCAGACACAATGTTATGAATTGTTTTATAAATCCTTGTCAAACATGGTTGTATATCTGAAGCTCTTATAGTATTTACTGTACACAAGATCCCTACTACTATTTGTCTTGAATATCCATACTATTATTGGGCGTAATCTCAACAACTACTGTAGTTTTCTTTATTTGTGTTGTTGCATTGTCTTTCTGGGTTGTGTGTGCAGTTGCTTTCTTGCTTTGTATATTTTTGGGGTCAGGATATAAGGAATTTGGGACTGTAGGGCTTCTTTCTATGTTATTGTTTGGTTCTTATGAACAACTATACTATCTACAGTGGTTTCTTTCTCTGTCAAGTGTTATGAACAAATTTATTACTTCATTGCAGATGGTAAGACATTCAAGAAGCCACGTCGCCCTTACGAGAAGGAGCGTCTTGATGCAGAGCTGAAGCTAGTGGGTGAGTATGGACTGAGGTGCAAGCGTGAGCTGTGGCGTGTTCAGTATGCTTTGAGCCGTATCCGTAACAATGCAAGGCACCTGCTCACACTTGATGAGAAGAATCCACGCCGCATCTTCGAGGGTGAGGCACTGCTTCGCCGCATGAACCGTTATGGGCTCCTTGCTGATGGGCAGAACAAGCTTGATTATGTCCTTGCCCTCACTGTTGAGAACTTCCTCGCAAGGCGTCTTCAGACTCTTGTCTTCAAGGCTGGCATGGCCAAGTCCATCCACCATGCTCGTGTCCTGATCAGGCAACGCCACATCAGGTATGATGATTTAACTACTACAGATCTCCTGTCTTGTAAATGGGTAAATATGAAGCTCTAGGTATTACAATTTCCATGGCTCAGTATGTTCTCTCTTTAGTTTGTATTCCCAAGTATGCTTCTATATGATTCTTCTACAGCAGCATGGAAGCTGTATCATTCTCTCATAGTAATCGTTCACTGTATATTCATCATTTCTCTTGATCCAGCATTGTGTAGGCAGAGCTAAAATGTCATTTTAGGCACAACACATGCCCTATGAGCTGAAAGCTGAAGGTCATAATATATTAGTATTGGTCCTGTACTCCTGTTAACTTCCTATAATTTGAGTGTGCAGATGCTTTCAAGTTAGTCTTTTTCGTGTATTTGATACTCTTCTTGTGCTTGTCAATGTCGCATTTGAGAGTGTTGAACTTAATTGCACAACATTTTTCTAAACAGGATTCAATGTTCCTTGAGTACAAGTGTTACTCTTTTCATGTGTACATATTACCTGTGATGTTTAACTTTGAACAAGCAATTTGGTTCGTACCACTTGCTGTTGCTGTAGTTCGTTACTTGCCTTCTGCAGTGTTATAATTCTAGATTAGTTTGTTAGGTTGAACTATGTACAGCGATGATGAGAACATTTGGCAACTTCACATGATTTTGTCCTGAAAAAGGCTACTGCCACAACATTCTTTAATGCACTCTAAAGTTACTGTTTGACGACTTGTCGACCATAAGTTGAACATGATGTTGccattgttaatatttttttccaagTTGATAGCCTTCCTGAAGATCATTCATTAAAGTTTCAAAATCACTGTGCAGGGTCGGCAGGCAAATTGTCAACATCCCGTCGTTCATGGTGAGGGTTGAGTCTGAGAAACACATTGACTTCTCACTGACAAGCCCATTCGGTGGAGGCCCCCCTGGTAGGGTGAAGAGGAAGAACCAGAAGAAGgcaagcggcggtggcggtgatggtgaggaggaagatgaggaaTGAGAAGAAGTTTGCAACTAGTTGTTTCCGTAATGATCATAAAACTTTCTGTGCTGAGTAACTGGGCCCAAATTCTGTAGCTTGCCTATCTGGGTTTCAGAATTCAAGCAGGTTGGCCTTCAGATGTTGGTTTATGTTAGCTCTTTTTGGCACCATGTTAGGTAGCTCGAATTAAAGATATGCCTGGAGATGTTTAATTTTGGTGTTTTATATGTTTTTGCATTCGGCATTGTGGTCAATGCTGTTTTATGGATTCGTTTCATGGTAATCCTCACTCGTACCAGTGTGCTTGAACTAGTTTATACTCACTCGTACCAATGCTGTTTTTAGTGTTTTTATGGATTGGAAGTTGCAACATGGATTATGTAGTTAAGATTAATTTAGTAGCGTGTCAGGTAATATTTACATGTTCAGACCAAAAGATCTAAATCCAATCATACAGCGCATTTTCCTACAAATGGCGTTCGCTAGATAATTCACTCCTGTTATGTTATCGACAAATTTTGAAGAAGTGTCGTCAAAATCCATCGAATTCCATTAAAACCCTGTTCCTGATGATTCAGAAACACCCTGTTCTTTCCcgtgaaaaaaagaaacaacctGTTCGTTTTGCATTTCAACACCCTGCTCGAAAATTTATCCtcctgttttgttttgttttgttttttgttttttttgtttttttttttttttttgcatttcaaCTGATGTACCCATCATCCTGATGTGATAATCAGAGCCATGTACAAAATTCTCACAAACATTAATGAGGTTCAgaaaatttctcctttttttgcATTTCAAAATCAGTATACAACAATGATTATGCATCCagggaagaaa harbors:
- the LOC9268088 gene encoding small ribosomal subunit protein uS4y; translated protein: MVHVSFYRNYGKTFKKPRRPYEKERLDAELKLVGEYGLRCKRELWRVQYALSRIRNNARHLLTLDEKNPRRIFEGEALLRRMNRYGLLADGQNKLDYVLALTVENFLARRLQTLVFKAGMAKSIHHARVLIRQRHIRVGRQIVNIPSFMVRVESEKHIDFSLTSPFGGGPPGRVKRKNQKKASGGGGDGEEEDEE
- the LOC4350869 gene encoding small ribosomal subunit protein uS4y translates to MVHVSFYRNYGKTFKKPRRPYEKERLDAELKLVGEYGLRCKRELWRVQYALSRIRNNARHLLTLDEKNPRRIFEGEALLRRMNRYGLLADGQNKLDYVLALTVENFLARRLQTLVFKAGMAKSIHHARVLIRQRHIRVGRQIVNIPSFMVRVESEKHIDFSLTSPFGGGPPGRVKRKNQKKASGGGGDGEEEDEE